The following is a genomic window from Xyrauchen texanus isolate HMW12.3.18 chromosome 6, RBS_HiC_50CHRs, whole genome shotgun sequence.
AGATTAATCTTAACTAATCTATAGCTACTTGCATTTCGAAATGTTAAAAATGATCTTATAAACTGCCTAACCACAACACGCTAAGTTGACATCCTTCCTCTCATTTCAACATACGTGACTGAGCAGTTGCACGTTTCAGCATGCTCTTTTGCACGTAAGTCTCTATCCACAAGTGGGCTCATACGCTTGTTCTGTTCTGtcccaaaagtctgagaccacatcacaaaaacaaaactatgaGGAATTTAAACTGAACAATCCAGTAAGGTTAACATGGCATTAACTGAACAGAAAATGAAAGAAGCATTTATCcaaatatttagttttaaaaaagaaGACATGCTAGGACTTATGATTTGGCGAATCGCTTCAACATTTATCGGTTAATTTACATCGTACTCTATGCAAGAGAGGACAGTTTCAAGCTGAAGTGTAAAAAATACTTTTCCTTGTACTATCTTAGGTTACAGAGACAATTATAATCCTTTCATAGCTTGATTTTCCCATTAACACTGTGGCTCTATAGCATTTTCAATATTGATTCAGTGGCCCACAGATTTACGAAATGTACGACGACAGCGGAAGACTCGAATATTACTGATTAGTCCTATCAGAAATCACTTTTATCATAAATCAGTTTCAGACAATCTTGTAAATGAACTGATAACACTGTAGCATTTTATAATGATATAGGCCTATTGTTGGGGAAAGTTACTGGAAAAGATACATTATTTTCAAAACCGCTATCTCAAAGCATATGAAACCTCTGCAAGCTGCTTCCTCAGTGAGACAACTTCTAACCATTTTTACACCATGTTTGAATCTCTTGCAGTTGGAGTTCAACTGTAGTGCAGCAACAGACACCGTGTTTCTGCGTGTGGTCTACCCGCCCGTGTTCATTGTGAGCCTTGTCTTCAACATCACAGCTCTCTGCATCTTCTGTCGCATCAAACACAAACACTTGACCGACATGCACATCTACATGCTCAACTTGCTGGTTGCTGATTTCTTGGCTATTTTCTTCCTGCCATTCAGGATATTTGAGGCCTTCTGTCCTCTAAAAACAACTGGATTCTGCACGTTTCTACTGTGCACCCAATACTCCAACATGTATGGCAGTATCTTCACCATTACAGCTATCAGCATACACCGGTTTATAGCCATCAGGTTCCCATTTCTGATCAAGGCCATGGTCGCTAAACGTAAGACGATCGCCACTTCAGTGTGCATTCTCATCTGGCTGTTTATCTTGGTGATATGTGCAAGTTTCCATGAAAATCTACACCCAAAACACTTAGAATCATGTTATGATCTAAAGTTGCAAGATAAGCTCAAGCCGACCTTCTTCCTGCTTATAGAAATAGTTGGCTATCTTATACCAATAACCATCGTCATGTTTTGCTCCTCACAAACAATTTACATTCTTGTGAAATCCCTTCAGAATGTTGAGAGGAGGAGTAGAGTGGAGAGGAGAAACATTGCTGCTGTTATTGCTGCTAACATGTTCACATTTATAGTTTGCTTTTCGCCTGTTCATATTGGTCTTTTGTTTCAATATATATCAGCAAATTCCAGCaataactttataaatacttttctTGATGTTTCTGAGTGGATATCTACTACCAATTGCTGTCTGGATTCCATTGGGTATTACTTTTTGCTGAAAATAGTCAATAAAAGAGGCAATAGTTCATCTTGAATGCAAAGTGACTTTGATCTAAATCAGGGGTCAGCAACCAATACTGGCACATGGAAGagtaatcactggcacaccagcaacagcaagagaggagaacactattttatttatatacaattcTGCACCTGGATTCCAGTTTGCATCTTGATATAATCCTTCCTCGTGATCATGCAgtatcagctgaatgggaggctaaacaaaaagttaaaatg
Proteins encoded in this region:
- the gpr35b gene encoding G-protein coupled receptor 55, coding for MLEFNCSAATDTVFLRVVYPPVFIVSLVFNITALCIFCRIKHKHLTDMHIYMLNLLVADFLAIFFLPFRIFEAFCPLKTTGFCTFLLCTQYSNMYGSIFTITAISIHRFIAIRFPFLIKAMVAKLRYRV